The nucleotide sequence TCAGCGCATACCTGGCACATTTTTTCATATATTTTCTGTTCTCCATAGAACCTGCTGGGCATTTCAATCGTTATATAGTCACCCTTAGGCTTTCCTAGGTTTTCTTCTCCCTCTTCATTTAATATTTTTACGCGAGTGACTTTTATTATATTTTCAATAGAATATTCATCAACAGATATACCACCGACCTCATCAGCTTTTTCTGCCGTTTCGGAATATAATTCTTTCGCTTCCAGCGCTAAGTCGCATCTAACTTGTTCTGCCATTTTATCACCTCATAAAATTTTATATAGATATATTTTTTCGTTTATCTTAATTTATATACTATAAGATTATTTATAAAAACACACGGCGCTGAGAATTGAAACTGTTTTTGGATTAATAAAAAAATTTAAAATAATTTTAAAAAAAGTCTTGCATTATGGAAAATATAATGTTATAATACGTAATACTGATGTAAAAATCAAATCGTTATTGTTTGGAGGTGAAATTATGCCTAACATTAAATCAGCTAAGAAAAGAGTTAAAGTTATTAAGAAAAAGACTCTTCAAAATCAGATTATTAAGTCTCAGCTAAAGACCGCTATCAAGAAGTTTGAAGCTTCTTTAAAGCAAGGACAGGCAGCTGCCTCCGATGCTTACAAGGTTGTTGTTAAG is from Monoglobus pectinilyticus and encodes:
- the rpsT gene encoding 30S ribosomal protein S20, giving the protein MPNIKSAKKRVKVIKKKTLQNQIIKSQLKTAIKKFEASLKQGQAAASDAYKVVVKKTDQAVAKGILHKNTASRRKSQYSNMLNKIA